From a region of the Helianthus annuus cultivar XRQ/B chromosome 5, HanXRQr2.0-SUNRISE, whole genome shotgun sequence genome:
- the LOC110941850 gene encoding kinesin-like protein KIN-5C: MEESKELENHANHVDKIHTKNINDFHKAYESDEIQQKAHDTLQQKYMDYEPSGNTFIRCDPAVPSKDTIESLRAMPMETLLEEFRENHSFELLEVKDGKITPASQSPLSEIN; encoded by the exons ATGGAAGAATCAAAAGAGCTAGAAAATCATGCTAATCACGTTGACAAGATACATACAAAGAATATCAATGACTTTCACAAGGCGTACGAG TCTGATGAGATACAACAGAAGGCACATGATACTTTGCAGCAGAAGTATATG GATTATGAACCATCTGGTAATACTTTCATAAGATGCGACCCTGCTGTTCCAAGTAAGGATACCATAGAGTCGCTTCGGGCAATGCCGATGGAAACTCTATTGGAGGAATTCAGGGAAAACCATTCATTTGAGTTATTGGAAGTTAAGGACGGCAAGATTACTCCTGCTTCTCAATCACCTCTTTCAGAAATAAACTAA